From a region of the Salinispira pacifica genome:
- a CDS encoding LacI family DNA-binding transcriptional regulator produces MATQKDVARLADVSFITVSRVINDKGNVKPDTRERVLKAIKELNYYPNSFAQGLTANRVNTIAVMPHLSNAVGVEETSYYRRLLIGIEKYCMQAGFDILLSTQRERDEHFDFLRPYYQRKADGLILLGIDKAHIDYQKVLEDEIPCVIIGEHGTHPEICHLDSDNSWGTRLISEYLINHGHRRIAYLHVDRWTQDTTDRLESFKRILGERRIEFPEEYLLYGDFTMESGRTAARKIASMKNRPTAVIAATDLMALGLLEGASEVGLRIPEDLSIAGFDGHEITAYTNPPLATVVQDLEGMGYEAARSLIRQIHGEPLDKREIIFPVVFEPRGSIHACSSE; encoded by the coding sequence GTGGCAACACAAAAAGATGTGGCACGGCTGGCTGACGTATCGTTTATCACCGTCTCCCGTGTCATAAACGATAAGGGGAACGTGAAACCCGATACACGGGAGCGGGTGCTGAAGGCCATTAAGGAGCTGAACTACTACCCCAACAGCTTCGCCCAGGGATTAACCGCAAACCGTGTGAACACAATAGCCGTTATGCCTCATCTTTCGAATGCCGTGGGAGTGGAAGAAACATCATATTACCGTCGTCTGCTGATCGGTATCGAAAAATACTGCATGCAGGCAGGCTTCGATATTCTTCTCTCCACACAGCGGGAACGGGACGAACACTTTGATTTTCTCCGCCCCTACTATCAGCGCAAAGCAGACGGATTAATACTTCTGGGAATTGATAAGGCCCACATAGATTATCAGAAAGTGCTGGAGGATGAGATCCCCTGTGTGATTATCGGCGAACACGGAACTCATCCCGAGATATGCCATCTGGATTCGGATAACAGCTGGGGAACCCGGCTTATCAGCGAGTATCTTATCAATCATGGACATCGGCGCATTGCCTATCTTCATGTTGACCGCTGGACACAGGATACCACTGACCGTCTGGAAAGTTTCAAACGGATACTGGGTGAGCGGAGGATCGAATTCCCTGAGGAGTATTTACTTTACGGAGATTTCACCATGGAGTCCGGCAGGACAGCTGCGAGGAAAATCGCATCGATGAAAAACCGACCCACTGCGGTCATTGCGGCCACCGATCTGATGGCCCTGGGGCTGCTGGAAGGTGCATCTGAAGTGGGACTCAGAATTCCCGAGGATCTTTCCATTGCGGGATTCGACGGTCACGAAATTACCGCCTACACCAATCCTCCTCTTGCCACCGTGGTACAGGATCTTGAGGGTATGGGTTATGAAGCCGCCCGCTCGCTTATCCGGCAGATACACGGAGAACCCCTGGATAAACGGGAAATTATTTTCCCTGTGGTATTTGAACCCCGGGGAAGCATTCATGCCTGCAGCAGTGAGTGA
- a CDS encoding glycoside hydrolase family 30 protein: MNIDKFILSSKDGGQKLQQTNPGDYISPLPENGKASADIETDLNRTRQEIMGFGGAFTEAAALSLSKLNPRLREEALEAYFHPERGHGYSLGRVHIHSCDFALSNYTYVEEHDESLDSFDISHDREHIIPMIRDAFRMASKDLKLLASPWSPPGWMKTNGEMNNGGKLLPRYRDAWARYYVKFIRAYDQEEIPLWGISVQNEPAAVQIWDSCIFSGEEERDFVRDHLGPCLRENGLKDIKLLIWDHNRDIMAERAEAVLSDPEAAQYVWGTGYHWYVSEEFSNLSRVHDAFPDKHLLFTEGCQEGGCKIGEWFTGERYARNMIGDFNNWCEGYIDWNLVLDETGGPNHVNNLCDAPIIADTLNDRLIYNSSYYYIGHFSRFVPPGSKALELSRKATGAASHAGEEDRILWAAFLRPDGSIAAVAMNEGDDGQSSTLRIGAQGFELRLPAHSIATIILKA, translated from the coding sequence ATGAACATAGACAAATTTATTCTCAGCTCCAAAGATGGAGGCCAGAAGCTTCAACAGACAAATCCGGGAGATTATATTTCACCTCTCCCGGAGAATGGAAAGGCTTCTGCAGATATTGAAACAGACCTGAACCGAACCCGTCAGGAGATTATGGGATTCGGCGGCGCCTTTACGGAAGCCGCCGCACTGAGTCTTTCGAAATTGAATCCCCGGCTGAGAGAGGAGGCTCTTGAGGCCTACTTCCACCCTGAGCGGGGTCATGGATATTCCCTGGGCAGAGTGCACATTCACAGCTGCGACTTTGCCCTCTCCAATTACACCTATGTGGAAGAACACGATGAGAGTCTGGATAGCTTCGATATTTCCCATGACCGTGAGCATATTATTCCCATGATCCGGGATGCCTTCCGCATGGCATCGAAAGATCTGAAATTACTGGCCTCTCCCTGGAGTCCTCCGGGCTGGATGAAAACCAACGGGGAGATGAACAACGGAGGGAAACTGCTTCCCCGGTACCGGGATGCCTGGGCCCGGTACTATGTGAAATTTATCCGGGCATATGATCAGGAAGAAATTCCGCTGTGGGGCATCAGCGTACAGAATGAACCTGCTGCGGTACAAATCTGGGATTCCTGCATATTTTCCGGAGAAGAAGAGCGGGATTTCGTGCGTGACCACCTGGGACCCTGTCTCCGGGAAAACGGTCTGAAAGATATCAAGCTGCTGATCTGGGATCATAACAGGGATATTATGGCGGAGCGGGCTGAAGCCGTGCTCTCGGACCCTGAGGCAGCCCAATATGTGTGGGGTACGGGATACCACTGGTATGTATCCGAAGAGTTCTCCAATCTGTCCCGTGTACACGATGCATTTCCCGATAAGCATCTTCTGTTTACCGAAGGGTGTCAGGAAGGGGGGTGCAAAATCGGCGAATGGTTCACCGGGGAACGCTACGCCCGAAATATGATCGGCGACTTCAACAACTGGTGTGAAGGATATATCGACTGGAATCTGGTGCTGGATGAAACCGGCGGCCCGAACCATGTGAACAATCTCTGCGATGCTCCGATTATCGCCGACACCCTGAACGACAGGCTGATATATAACTCATCCTACTACTACATCGGTCATTTCAGCCGCTTTGTTCCCCCGGGATCCAAAGCCCTTGAACTCTCCCGGAAAGCAACCGGAGCCGCTTCCCATGCCGGAGAAGAGGACCGGATCCTTTGGGCTGCGTTCCTGCGCCCCGACGGCTCCATTGCGGCTGTGGCAATGAACGAAGGCGATGACGGGCAAAGCAGCACTCTGAGAATCGGAGCGCAGGGCTTCGAATTGAGACTTCCCGCACACAGTATCGCCACCATAATCCTGAAAGCCTGA
- a CDS encoding 3-oxoacyl-ACP synthase III family protein: MKEGDLIASVEADKAVTEIAAPISGTVRDLLVEIGDEVAVGTPLIRLLTEDAAVPKPPTREEPGTPVIRLEPLQFRDSRTPAPTGTQGEKKGGTQHEKSGTSSGIIVGIAGVAHSAGSRVLENEEISQLCPSWSPEDIVKRTGIQRRRWASDDQSAVGMAVEAASGLMTQFNLKAGDLGGIYLSTGTPDNITPSLACRVLDRLPGSDGSTEIPAMDFSAACSGYIYGLQLAHDALLSTGGGKPILLITTELLSRRLDSSDPSTAPIFGDAATATLICATADGGPAGEKGLKPLYRIHRPSLYASPDTEQALTVPLHEQGGGNAENEYISMEGPVIYQKAVRAMISSLDSAAKASGFNAKALELIVPHQANQRIINAVRQRMKLDSSRVFSMIRDWGNTSSSTIPLCIEQILSNADELGQTGTAAGSSGSLPGTLGLTAFGGGFTYAGAVLERV, encoded by the coding sequence GTGAAAGAAGGGGATCTGATCGCCAGTGTGGAAGCGGACAAGGCGGTCACAGAGATTGCCGCCCCCATTTCCGGCACGGTGCGGGACCTGCTGGTGGAAATCGGAGATGAGGTTGCAGTGGGGACCCCGCTGATCCGGCTGCTCACCGAGGATGCGGCGGTACCCAAACCTCCCACCCGGGAAGAACCGGGAACCCCGGTGATCAGGCTGGAACCCCTTCAGTTCCGGGACAGCCGGACGCCGGCCCCAACAGGAACACAGGGGGAAAAAAAGGGCGGAACACAGCACGAAAAATCCGGAACTTCTTCCGGGATTATTGTGGGGATTGCCGGAGTCGCCCACTCCGCCGGTTCGCGGGTACTGGAAAACGAAGAAATTTCACAGCTCTGTCCCAGCTGGAGTCCCGAAGATATTGTAAAGCGAACAGGAATTCAGCGGCGACGCTGGGCGTCGGATGATCAAAGCGCCGTGGGTATGGCGGTGGAAGCCGCATCCGGGCTGATGACCCAATTTAATCTCAAAGCAGGAGATCTGGGGGGCATATACCTATCAACCGGAACACCTGACAATATTACTCCCTCCCTGGCATGCCGTGTTCTGGACAGGCTGCCGGGAAGCGACGGCAGTACGGAAATTCCCGCCATGGACTTTTCCGCAGCCTGCTCGGGATACATCTACGGTCTCCAGCTGGCCCATGATGCCCTGCTCAGTACCGGAGGCGGGAAACCCATTCTGCTGATTACCACGGAACTGCTCTCCAGGCGCCTGGACAGCAGCGATCCCTCAACCGCCCCCATCTTCGGGGATGCGGCAACCGCTACGCTGATCTGCGCAACGGCAGACGGCGGACCCGCAGGGGAAAAGGGGCTGAAACCCCTCTACCGGATTCACCGCCCGTCATTGTACGCAAGCCCCGATACTGAACAGGCACTCACCGTACCTCTTCATGAGCAGGGGGGCGGAAACGCCGAAAATGAGTATATCAGCATGGAAGGACCGGTAATTTATCAGAAAGCGGTGCGGGCCATGATCTCATCCCTGGACTCGGCAGCCAAGGCTTCGGGATTCAACGCCAAGGCGCTGGAGCTGATCGTACCCCACCAGGCGAACCAGCGGATTATCAACGCTGTGCGCCAGCGGATGAAACTGGACAGTTCACGGGTATTTTCCATGATCAGGGACTGGGGCAATACCTCTTCATCAACCATTCCCCTCTGTATTGAGCAAATTCTCAGCAATGCGGATGAACTGGGCCAAACCGGCACAGCTGCAGGAAGCAGCGGCAGCCTGCCCGGCACCCTGGGGCTCACCGCCTTCGGAGGCGGGTTCACCTACGCAGGGGCCGTGCTGGAGCGGGTGTAA
- a CDS encoding transketolase C-terminal domain-containing protein: MRIDGCNITESHAGLSRVVNEMRETRKPAIVIFQVDRISNHTNADDQSVYRSAEDIGRSASTRDPLVHCRNLLLESGMSEDEITSLEEEVREEVHQAADRSRRSPEPDSVFDAKRPLAPAYLKTEEYRGSHEGPAPEGEQPSLTMIEAIRESFRLRLEKDRRLSLFGEDIEDPKGDVFGITKGLSTANPGRVLNSPLSESTIAGVSVGRALAGGRPVGFIQFADFLPLAYNQIFSEMGSMYWRTDGGWEAPAILMITSGGYKPGLGPFHASSLEALAVHTPGVDVVMPSSAGDAAGLLNAAYESGRPTLFFYPKNCLNDRNRATSPDIAKHFVPVGKARRIRSGSDISLIGWGNTIPLMAKTAAALEEKGVEVDLIDLRSLSPWDKDMVRESVAASRRVIIAHEDNRSSGFGAEILAYLSEELSGGFSSRRVVREDTYVPCNFGNQLEVLPSYREILEAAVEMLQGDMDWDKPVSAGEGEFLVEAIGSSPSDEMVTVIEYLVKAGKR; the protein is encoded by the coding sequence GTGAGGATTGACGGCTGCAATATAACCGAGTCCCATGCCGGGCTTTCCCGGGTGGTTAACGAAATGCGGGAAACCCGGAAGCCGGCAATCGTCATTTTCCAGGTTGACCGGATTTCCAATCATACCAATGCAGACGACCAGAGCGTATACCGCAGCGCCGAGGATATCGGCCGCTCGGCCTCCACCAGGGACCCCCTGGTTCATTGCCGGAACCTTCTTCTGGAATCGGGAATGAGCGAGGATGAAATCACCTCTCTTGAAGAGGAGGTGCGGGAGGAAGTACATCAGGCCGCCGACCGCAGCCGCCGCTCACCGGAGCCCGATTCGGTGTTCGATGCAAAACGCCCCCTTGCCCCCGCCTACCTGAAAACCGAAGAATACCGGGGCAGCCATGAAGGTCCTGCGCCGGAGGGTGAACAGCCGAGCCTGACCATGATCGAAGCCATCAGGGAGAGTTTCCGGCTGCGCCTGGAAAAGGACCGGCGGCTGAGCCTGTTCGGGGAGGATATTGAGGATCCCAAGGGCGATGTGTTCGGCATTACCAAGGGGCTGAGCACAGCCAACCCCGGGCGGGTTCTGAACAGTCCGTTGAGTGAATCCACCATTGCGGGGGTAAGCGTCGGCCGGGCCCTTGCGGGAGGCAGGCCGGTGGGATTCATTCAGTTCGCAGACTTTCTCCCCCTGGCCTACAACCAGATTTTCTCCGAAATGGGCAGCATGTACTGGAGAACCGACGGCGGCTGGGAGGCCCCGGCAATTCTCATGATCACCTCCGGAGGCTACAAGCCCGGGCTGGGCCCCTTTCATGCGTCCAGCCTGGAAGCCCTTGCGGTTCACACCCCCGGAGTGGATGTGGTCATGCCCTCGTCCGCCGGAGACGCCGCCGGCCTGCTGAATGCGGCCTACGAGTCGGGACGCCCCACCCTCTTTTTCTATCCGAAAAACTGTCTGAACGACCGAAACAGGGCAACCAGCCCGGATATCGCCAAGCATTTTGTCCCGGTGGGCAAGGCCCGGCGCATCCGTTCCGGCTCGGACATCAGTCTCATCGGCTGGGGGAACACCATCCCTCTCATGGCCAAGACCGCGGCAGCTCTGGAAGAGAAGGGAGTTGAGGTGGACCTGATCGATCTGAGATCCCTTTCCCCCTGGGACAAGGATATGGTACGGGAATCTGTGGCCGCAAGCCGCCGGGTGATCATCGCCCATGAGGATAACCGGTCGTCAGGCTTCGGGGCGGAAATCCTGGCGTATCTCAGTGAGGAATTATCCGGAGGTTTCAGCTCACGGCGGGTGGTTCGGGAAGACACCTATGTTCCCTGCAACTTCGGCAATCAGCTGGAGGTACTTCCATCCTACCGGGAAATTCTTGAAGCGGCGGTTGAAATGCTTCAGGGTGATATGGACTGGGATAAACCGGTAAGCGCCGGAGAGGGTGAATTCCTGGTTGAAGCCATCGGTTCCAGCCCCTCGGATGAAATGGTGACCGTCATCGAATACCTGGTGAAGGCAGGGAAGAGGTGA
- a CDS encoding thiamine pyrophosphate-dependent enzyme has product MTRKDLTQNQLRRFYRYMLSAREVDRLEDQFTKRGEAFFHVSGAGHEGSVVLEDILGEQDWLHCHYRDKALMLARGVSSEMFFHSLFCKDASHSRGRQMSAHISDPRHKVLSLAGPVGNNALPAAGIAAEVKDQEGSPVVLCALGDGMTQEGEVLESIAHSVRERLPVLYFIEDNVYAISTQTKGQTFFSTPTAKLKAFTASPL; this is encoded by the coding sequence ATGACGAGAAAAGACCTTACTCAAAACCAGTTGCGCCGATTTTACCGATATATGCTCAGTGCCCGGGAGGTGGACCGCCTGGAGGATCAGTTTACCAAGCGGGGGGAAGCCTTCTTCCATGTTTCCGGAGCCGGACACGAAGGTTCAGTAGTACTGGAAGATATTCTCGGGGAGCAGGACTGGCTCCATTGCCATTATCGGGACAAGGCTTTGATGCTGGCCCGGGGGGTGAGCAGCGAGATGTTTTTTCACAGCCTCTTCTGTAAAGATGCCTCCCATTCACGGGGGAGGCAGATGTCCGCTCACATCAGCGATCCCCGGCATAAGGTTCTCAGCCTGGCCGGTCCGGTTGGAAACAATGCCCTTCCGGCGGCGGGTATTGCCGCCGAGGTGAAGGATCAGGAGGGCAGCCCGGTGGTTCTCTGTGCTCTGGGGGACGGGATGACCCAGGAGGGTGAGGTTCTGGAATCCATTGCTCATTCTGTGAGGGAACGGCTTCCGGTCCTCTATTTTATTGAGGATAATGTGTACGCAATATCCACCCAGACCAAGGGGCAAACCTTTTTCTCTACCCCGACGGCGAAGCTGAAAGCTTTTACGGCATCCCCATTGTGA
- a CDS encoding DUF3820 family protein produces the protein MEERQAEDGEQILLEIANTQMPFGRYAGRYLVDLPEAYVLWFREKGFPGGRLGVLMENLLEIKVNGLEKMVRPLCRDAAYRRRRFPG, from the coding sequence ATGGAAGAACGGCAGGCTGAGGACGGTGAGCAGATTCTCCTTGAAATAGCCAATACCCAAATGCCCTTCGGACGCTACGCAGGACGTTATCTTGTGGATCTTCCCGAAGCCTATGTACTCTGGTTCAGGGAAAAGGGATTTCCCGGGGGACGACTGGGGGTGCTTATGGAGAATTTGCTTGAAATTAAAGTCAACGGCCTGGAGAAGATGGTCCGGCCCCTCTGCAGGGATGCAGCATACCGGCGCAGACGGTTCCCGGGGTGA
- a CDS encoding FlgD immunoglobulin-like domain containing protein, whose protein sequence is MKRILSVVFLMLIVSASVFAGGGQEVETEIFLSQPPRYISPGNPETGKDTLQIENIQITIQDNAAIQRYELRIYNKRGEVIYSVAEENLEGRGFVGELLNVGEIPSVAVPQSLIWDGTDNEGNTVPDGEYFYQLYVRDSFDKLASTAPLSVVVDTRPPEIVELEPEILIFSPNNDGKRDSISFDIQTGTAERWDLEVLDSSGETVISRTRASEGDTAASDLLAPSEFSWDGNDPSGTRQSEGEYEFRLTGTDRAGNSVEESIEFILSYAAANVEMSIAGENPYFSRFEREALDFVISINETDGMASWKLEIEDEEGIVYRRFVGDSSNVPDRISFDGTGNPGRPEAGSVPLEDGTYEAVFSVSYENGNLSKSEAVDVIMDSTAPEATLSADSAPEGRELGNPIYFGGEAKPYLAIDAQYEEGVEWELVLEDAEENQTVVALEEVLNAGIEFPLNWDGTNPLTGNEIPDGNYQLYLRATDQAGNQGLSDVARFIKDTTSRAATSIQLSGTVLAPGGDAGYEVVRITPQVPVTEGIEYFVLTIVNSEDGRPYFTRQVREVIPYIEWAGVRNNNQPVPDGEYFVEMNIMYLNGDNPFVRSDEAIEVGRDRPEVTADVDRRLFTPNDDGDRDTISITQESSEQDLWTGTFTNEDGEVVKTLTWEGEVEDFVWDGTGEDGEVLPDGFYTYTVSAENKFGNIGSAKLVNLRIDNLSATISIKADEEVFSPNGDDYKDVVTLLPSVAIPENLRAWEIKLTTQDGLINKTFRGGSNLPEEIVWDGENDARNVQDGEYTVTFFVEYKNGNYTQREADETVILVTNPPQGYVNLDDNVLFSPDGDGNNDTVTIGLDARAADRPISGWDVEILDPYGNSFKTWEGEGLPPEQLEWNGIGDNGELVQSAADYTVVFTLEDNLKNTGIATDVIPVDILVIAEGDQYRINIPSIYFAGYTADLFDVAAGEQERNFETLRRLESILNKYGEYDITIEGHAVQLLSGAAAEREQRETLIPLSRQRALEVKQALAILGVEWERMEIRGVGGADPVVPHSDLDNRWKNRRVEFILDRE, encoded by the coding sequence ATGAAACGTATACTGAGTGTTGTATTTTTGATGCTGATAGTTTCCGCATCAGTTTTTGCAGGAGGAGGACAGGAGGTTGAAACGGAAATTTTTCTCAGCCAGCCTCCCCGGTACATCAGTCCCGGCAATCCGGAAACAGGTAAGGATACTCTTCAAATAGAGAACATCCAGATTACCATTCAGGATAATGCCGCCATCCAGCGCTATGAACTGCGCATCTACAACAAGCGCGGTGAGGTGATCTATTCGGTTGCCGAAGAGAACCTGGAAGGACGGGGCTTCGTAGGCGAACTGCTCAACGTGGGAGAAATCCCCTCGGTGGCAGTTCCCCAGAGCCTGATCTGGGACGGTACCGATAACGAGGGTAACACCGTTCCCGACGGAGAGTATTTTTATCAGCTGTATGTCAGGGATTCCTTCGATAAGCTTGCTTCAACCGCCCCCCTTTCGGTGGTTGTGGACACCCGCCCGCCGGAAATTGTTGAGCTTGAACCGGAAATTCTCATTTTTTCACCCAACAATGACGGTAAGCGGGACAGCATCAGCTTCGATATTCAGACCGGAACCGCAGAACGATGGGACCTGGAGGTTCTTGACTCATCGGGAGAAACGGTAATCAGCCGGACCCGGGCATCCGAGGGCGATACTGCAGCCAGCGATCTTCTGGCCCCTTCTGAATTCAGCTGGGACGGCAACGATCCTTCGGGAACCCGCCAGAGCGAAGGGGAGTACGAGTTCAGGCTTACCGGAACCGACCGGGCGGGAAACAGCGTGGAAGAGAGCATTGAGTTTATTCTCAGCTATGCGGCTGCCAATGTGGAAATGAGCATAGCCGGTGAAAACCCCTATTTTTCCCGATTTGAGCGGGAGGCTCTGGATTTTGTTATCAGCATTAATGAAACCGACGGCATGGCCAGCTGGAAGCTTGAGATAGAGGATGAGGAAGGCATTGTATACCGCCGTTTTGTCGGAGATTCTTCCAATGTCCCCGACAGAATATCATTTGACGGAACCGGAAACCCCGGAAGACCGGAAGCCGGATCCGTTCCCCTGGAGGACGGAACCTATGAGGCGGTGTTTTCCGTATCGTATGAAAACGGCAATCTGTCCAAATCGGAAGCGGTGGATGTCATCATGGACAGCACGGCTCCTGAAGCCACTCTCTCAGCCGACTCAGCCCCCGAAGGCAGAGAGCTTGGTAATCCCATATATTTCGGGGGAGAAGCCAAACCGTATCTGGCAATCGACGCCCAGTATGAAGAAGGCGTGGAGTGGGAGCTGGTTCTTGAAGATGCCGAGGAGAACCAGACGGTCGTGGCCCTTGAGGAAGTGCTGAACGCCGGAATCGAATTTCCCCTGAACTGGGACGGAACCAATCCCTTGACAGGTAACGAAATCCCCGACGGTAACTATCAGCTCTATTTGAGAGCAACCGATCAGGCAGGAAACCAGGGACTCTCGGATGTGGCCCGTTTTATTAAAGACACCACCAGCCGGGCTGCCACATCGATTCAATTGTCCGGAACCGTTCTTGCTCCCGGCGGAGATGCGGGCTACGAAGTTGTGAGAATAACGCCCCAGGTTCCCGTCACAGAGGGAATCGAGTATTTCGTTCTCACCATTGTCAACAGCGAAGATGGGCGGCCCTATTTTACCCGTCAGGTAAGGGAAGTAATTCCCTACATCGAATGGGCCGGCGTACGGAACAACAATCAGCCGGTGCCCGACGGCGAATACTTTGTCGAAATGAATATTATGTATCTCAATGGTGATAATCCTTTTGTACGCAGCGATGAGGCCATTGAAGTGGGCAGAGACCGTCCGGAGGTTACCGCAGATGTGGACCGGAGACTCTTCACTCCCAACGATGACGGAGATCGGGATACCATCTCAATCACCCAGGAATCCAGCGAACAGGATCTCTGGACCGGTACCTTCACCAACGAGGACGGTGAAGTTGTGAAAACCCTCACATGGGAAGGTGAGGTTGAAGATTTTGTCTGGGACGGAACCGGTGAAGACGGAGAAGTGCTCCCCGACGGATTTTACACCTACACGGTGAGCGCCGAGAACAAGTTCGGCAACATCGGCAGCGCAAAGCTGGTGAATCTGCGCATCGATAATCTCAGCGCAACCATCAGCATCAAAGCAGACGAAGAAGTGTTCAGTCCCAACGGCGATGATTACAAAGACGTTGTGACCCTGCTTCCCTCGGTTGCAATACCCGAAAATCTCCGGGCATGGGAAATCAAGCTCACCACCCAGGACGGACTTATCAACAAAACCTTCCGGGGCGGAAGCAATCTTCCCGAAGAGATCGTCTGGGACGGGGAGAACGATGCTCGAAACGTACAGGACGGTGAATACACGGTTACCTTCTTTGTGGAATACAAAAACGGGAACTACACCCAGCGGGAAGCGGATGAAACGGTAATACTCGTTACCAATCCCCCCCAGGGATACGTAAACCTGGACGATAACGTGTTGTTCAGCCCAGACGGTGACGGAAATAACGACACGGTTACCATCGGTCTGGATGCCAGAGCTGCGGACCGGCCTATCAGCGGCTGGGATGTGGAAATCCTGGATCCCTACGGAAACAGTTTCAAGACCTGGGAGGGAGAAGGTCTTCCCCCGGAACAGCTGGAATGGAACGGAATCGGCGATAACGGCGAGTTGGTGCAGTCAGCCGCCGACTATACGGTAGTCTTCACTCTGGAAGACAATCTGAAAAACACCGGAATTGCCACCGATGTAATACCCGTCGATATTCTGGTAATCGCCGAAGGAGATCAGTACAGAATCAACATTCCGTCCATCTACTTTGCAGGATACACCGCCGACCTCTTCGATGTGGCCGCAGGGGAACAGGAGCGGAATTTTGAGACCCTGCGCAGACTTGAATCCATTCTGAACAAGTACGGAGAGTACGATATCACCATTGAGGGTCATGCAGTTCAGCTTCTCAGCGGAGCTGCAGCGGAGCGTGAGCAGAGGGAAACTCTTATTCCCCTGAGCCGGCAAAGGGCTTTGGAAGTAAAACAGGCCCTGGCCATCCTCGGTGTTGAATGGGAACGAATGGAGATCAGAGGTGTGGGCGGTGCCGATCCGGTGGTGCCTCACAGCGATCTGGATAACCGCTGGAAAAACCGGAGAGTAGAATTTATTCTCGACAGGGAATAG
- a CDS encoding DJ-1 family glyoxalase III → MSKKAYLFLADGFEEVEALTQVDFLRRSGIDVTTVGVGKAPGELVSGGHGIDVRPDMYMEQLDADASDYDALICPGGMPGAANLAADQKLRSMLVKGNNDGKLMCGICAAPAVVFGNTAADILGTRKFTCYPGFEERTDATHLTRQRVETDGNLITSMGPGTAAEFAVAIIRRLTDDNTADTIHSSTIQK, encoded by the coding sequence ATGAGTAAAAAAGCGTATCTGTTTCTTGCAGATGGATTTGAAGAGGTTGAAGCTCTCACCCAGGTGGATTTTCTCCGCCGCAGCGGAATAGATGTGACAACAGTCGGCGTGGGAAAAGCCCCGGGAGAACTGGTATCCGGCGGACACGGTATTGATGTACGCCCGGATATGTATATGGAACAGCTGGATGCCGACGCTTCGGATTACGATGCGCTGATCTGTCCCGGCGGAATGCCCGGTGCGGCAAATCTGGCGGCGGATCAAAAGCTTCGCAGCATGCTGGTCAAAGGCAATAACGACGGAAAGCTGATGTGCGGAATTTGTGCTGCACCCGCAGTGGTATTCGGCAATACCGCTGCGGACATTCTTGGCACCCGTAAGTTCACCTGCTACCCCGGCTTTGAGGAGCGCACCGATGCAACCCATCTTACCCGGCAGCGGGTGGAGACCGACGGCAATCTAATCACATCCATGGGCCCGGGCACCGCAGCGGAGTTTGCCGTTGCCATTATCCGGCGGCTCACCGACGACAACACCGCAGATACCATCCACAGCTCAACCATCCAGAAATAG